A single window of Candidatus Binataceae bacterium DNA harbors:
- a CDS encoding alpha/beta hydrolase gives MEYRITQGRLSIGDFSLYYERAGSGFPLVFLHGLGGNHLSWWQQVPYFMRWYECITLDQRSFGMSPDPEGLFNRAHASDLARLLDHLKIEKAALVGQSMGGWTIVGCALERPDRVGAMVLADTPGGIFTSEMRFGAPRSPLVMDTTPPIGSLPTYALDYFARRPEMAYLYDEVRILGARPPGDAGSQISKLRYDLDAVRSRLTMPILCVVGEQDELIPPEMIRTLVTELPKGTMATVPDCGHSIYFEQPQVFNQLVRDFLRQSLK, from the coding sequence ATGGAATATCGAATCACGCAGGGCCGGCTGTCGATCGGAGATTTCTCGCTTTATTACGAGCGCGCGGGCAGTGGGTTCCCGCTCGTCTTTTTGCACGGGCTGGGCGGTAACCACTTGTCGTGGTGGCAGCAAGTGCCGTACTTCATGCGATGGTACGAATGCATCACCCTTGACCAGCGCAGCTTCGGCATGTCGCCCGACCCCGAGGGGCTGTTCAATCGCGCTCACGCAAGCGACCTCGCCCGTCTCCTCGATCACCTCAAAATCGAGAAGGCGGCCCTGGTCGGGCAATCGATGGGCGGATGGACGATCGTGGGCTGCGCCCTGGAGCGGCCAGATCGGGTAGGAGCGATGGTGCTGGCTGACACTCCGGGCGGAATCTTCACGTCCGAGATGAGATTCGGCGCACCCCGCTCGCCGCTGGTGATGGACACCACCCCTCCGATCGGTTCCCTACCGACTTATGCGCTCGATTACTTCGCGCGCCGCCCTGAAATGGCCTACCTGTATGACGAAGTGCGGATCCTTGGCGCGCGACCGCCGGGCGACGCGGGTTCGCAAATCTCCAAGCTGCGCTACGATCTCGACGCGGTCAGATCACGCCTCACGATGCCAATTCTGTGCGTGGTCGGCGAGCAGGACGAGCTCATCCCGCCCGAGATGATTCGCACGCTAGTTACGGAATTGCCCAAGGGCACCATGGCAACGGTGCCCGACTGCGGGCACTCGATCTATTTCGA